In the genome of Zobellia nedashkovskayae, the window TATGTGCTTAACACCCGAGAAATAGACGGCGAAAAAAGTGTGGTCTACATGGGGTTCAAAAAAGGGGTTACCCGTAAAGAATGGGAAGAACACTTCACGAACCAAGATATAGAAGGCATGTTGAACAGTCTTCATAAGATTGAAGTAAAACCAGGCGATGCATTCATGATTTATGGTGGGGTGCCCCATGCTATTGGAAGCGGATGCTTTTTAATGGAAGTGCAAGAACCTACTGATTATACCATGCGTGTTGAGAAAATCACACCTGCAGGACTGGAAATTTCTCCAGAACTTATTCACCAGGGTGTGGGAGAGAAAACCATGCTAGATTGTTTTCATTATGACGATTATACGTTAAAGGAAGCAATGGACAAATGGAAGATAAAACCTAAAACCCATGATTCTTCGGAAGGGCATACCCTAAATACAATCTTTAATAAGACCCATACGGATTGTTTTGGCCTTAGTGAACTCTATTTAGATGGTGAACACACCATTACCTCAAACGGAAGCTTCTATGTGGTTGTAGTCTATTCTGGAGAGGGCACTATGATTTGTAATGGTGAAGAATATATGTATGCACAAGGCGACGAAATTTTTATTTCCGCGGCAATTGAAAATATAACTTTTAAATCTACCGTGAGTTCCAAACTTTTACTTTGTTACCCTCCTAGTTAAGAACCATTTGTATTTACGTATCATTTCTAATGATATGGGTACATAAATATACCCTAGATACATTAAAAGAATATCTTATATTAAAAAAAGAACGGAGGTACAAATTGTACTTCCGTCCTTTTTTTATCCAAATTCAACACTTACGTTACGCTTATAATGTCTGTGTTTATTTTTCTCATAAGAAGTTATAGTCGCTCTTTCTTCAGCCTTAGTTGGTTTTTTTGCTGTAAAATGTAAAACCTCTAATGGATTAACATTCGCATCCATTTTAGAAGGGTCAATGGCTAGCTTATTCCCCAAAAGTTTACCTAGCTCCTGATATCTAAATCTAATAAGGGTATTAACAAGGGTAACCGTACCATCCATTTCAGAAAGAATCAACTGAATATATTCATTATGCTCTTTTGTTAAGGTGTAACTCATTTTACAGGACCTGCAGCGTACCACCAACAATTTATGTTGCTGATAATTCCAAAGCTGCATCTTATCACATTTACAGTTTTTACAGATAGTAGTCTTTTTTCCAAGACCTTCAAGATGGCCTCCCAACGTTCTATATCGCTGTACCAGCCCTATATTTTCAACCAACCATAACTTTGCTTTTATCCTTTGTTCGGATAGCTCTACCCCAAAATACCAAAAGAAAAACAAAATAGAAGGAAAGGCTATTGTCCCTAATAAAAGCGGTCCCACATCCAATACAAAAGATTGTATGGATGTTGCTTCTTGTAATAAAGCAATCGGGAGACACGCTGGAATCATTTATCAAATAGGTTGGTCCTCACAAAGTAGTGAATTACGTGTGATTATGATTGGTGAAGAGTCAATAATGTCACCTAAAAACATGACTATTAGCAATATATAAATTTAGCACCTCTGTTTCTGATGTTATCAAAAAAGAGCCAAGGTTTATTTGCGAAATACAGACAGATCAAAAAAGGAAAGTGGTAAAACAAAAAAAGCCAGTCTTTCGACTAGCTTTTTGTTGCTCCCCCTCTAGGACTCGAACCTAGGACCCTCTGATTAACAGTCAGATGCTCTAACCAGCTGAGCTAAGGAGGAAAATATGTCCGCCTAGATTACCTAAGCGGGTGCAAATATAATAGTTTTTTTTAATGTCCCAAATAAATTTTACAATCTATTTTTCCATTAGGTATCTATAAAGGTCATTTCCGTTTGCAAACAGTATTAATGCAAGCAATAAAAAGAAGCCAACAACCTGTGCATATTCTAAAAACTTATCACTTGGCTTACGACCTGAAACCATCTCGTATAACAAGAACATTACATGACCACCATCTAACGCCGGTATAGGCAGTAAGTTCAAAACACCCAGCATAATAGACAAGAAGGCGGTAGTGCCCCAGAATACCTGCCAGTTCCAAACCTCAGGAAAAAGTCCGCCAATGGCCGCAAAACCACCAACACCCTTATAAGCGCCTGTGTCTGGATTAAAAATCTTTTTTAATTGCTTTAAATAGCCAGTAAATGTAGTTACACCTTTATTTATTCCTGCAGGAATAGATTCAGCAAAAGTATATTTCTCATTCTGAATACTTAAAAGACCTCTTTTCTCCATTTCATCCATAGATGGCATAACCGGACGTACTCCAATTTGCGCAGAATCATTGATCACTACTGGAATAACTTTACGAACACTATTATCACGAATAACGGTAAGGTTAATTTTCTCTCCTTTATGCTGCTCTAAAATAGGTTTAACCTCATCAAAATAGGTGACTTTCGTACCGGCAATCTCCACTATTTCGTCCTTAGATTCAAGGCCAGCATCAACGTTTAAAGATTCTGGTGAAACTTCCCCGATTAGAAATGGAAAACGAAAACTTAAAAACCGGATACGGTCTTTATCATCAAGCAAAGTGTTTATAAAATCAACAGGAATTTCCTTTTCTATAGTTTCCCCATTACGGTCTATTGTAATGTTGTTTCCGTTAATAATATCCATGAAGATAGTATTGAAATCTTTGATTTTCTCACCGTCAACCGCAAGAATTTTATCTCCTGTTTGAATACCAATTTCATCACCAATGGTCTTTTCAGTAACATATACGCCATCTTTTAAACCGTCTGCGGGTATAAACGTATCGCCATAAGCATAAGCCATACCAATATAAATAACCAACGCAAGAATGAAGTTTACGGTTACCCCACCCAACATAATAATAAGTCGCTGCCAAGCCGGCTTGCTTCTAAATTCCCATTCCTTAGGCTCTTCGCTCATTGCCTCGGTATCCATGCTCTCGTCAATCATACCGGATATTTTTACATAACCACCTAACGGAAGCCAGCCAATACCATAAACGGTTTCACCTATTTTCTTTTTAAAAAGGGAGAACTTAACATCAAAGAACAAGTAGAACTTCTCTACACGAGTTTTAAATAATTTAGCAGGAATAAAATGACCCATTTCGTGAAGTACGATCAACAACGAAAGGCTTAAAAGAAATTGTATAGTCTTAATAATAAAGGGACTCATCTATGTTTTCTATAATTAATGAACTCATCTTGAATTCAGCCGACAAAAGTACACTTTTACAGTCGCTTAAAAAAAAGAACTGATAACAGCCATTTGATTTTAAGAAACATTTAGCAGCACTATAAGGCATTAACGGTTGAATGCTTGTATTGACTAACGTATCTTTACCAAAAAGATTATGCGCTCTTTTTTCGCAAAATATAAATTTTTTGGTCTTGTACTCTTAGGGCTCTCTGCCGTAATCATGTACCTGTTTTATAATGCTCTACAACCGCCTGAAATATTAACGGTTTACCAACCTACCATGGTCAACCCTGAACTTGTGGATAGTACTGTTCAATACAAAAGAAAATATCATACCATTGCAGATTTTTCTTTGACCAATCAAAATGGGGAAACCATAACGCAGGATAACTATGCCAATAAAATTTATATAGCTGATTTCTTTTTCACTACCTGCCCTACCATTTGTCCAATTATGACCAAGAATATGGTTAGTATTCAGGAACGCATTAAGGATTTTGATGATGTGATGCTTTTGTCACATTCCGTCACTCCAGAAATTGATTCTGTGGCGCAATTAAAGAAATATGCCATTGAAAAAGGTGTTGATGATTCCAAATGGAACTTGGTTACAGGTGATAAAAAACAGATATACGAACTGGCCAGAAAATCATACCTAGCCGTAAAAGATGATGGTGATGGCGGTCCTTTTGACATGATTCATACCGAAAACTTCATTTTAGTGGATAAGAAAAAGCGCATCCGTGGGTTTTACGACGGCACCAATGAAGAAGAGATAGAGAAATTAATGGGGGATTTAAAAATTCTAATGACCTCAAATAAAGAGTAATAAACCAGCAAGTTTGTACTCTAATTCTCTAATGCATCTTTCTAAATTAAATCTATATCTCTCTTAATTCTTCAAGTCAATTTTAATCAACCTGAAAACTTCACCTTTTTTAGGATTTTTTGGGATTCAACCCGTCTCTTTTAGGATAATTTATGCTACTTTTGCCCTTACTTGTAATCAATCTAAATAAACATTGGGAATTACGGTCGCACAACTAAAGAAAGGACAAAAGGGAATTATAAAAGAATTCTCTGATGGCTCCCTGCCTATTAAATTGCTAGAATTAGGTTGTTTGCCCGGTAATGAGATAGAATTGGTTCAGGTTGCCCCTTTTAAAGACCCTATTTATATAAACGTAAATGGTTCACATATTGCTATAAGACGTGAAACAGCAAAGCTCATTGAGCTGGAAATTATAGAAGACACCCCGGTTTTATGAGTAAACAAATTAATGTTGCACTTATAGGAAACCCCAATACCGGTAAAACTTCCGTTTTTAATCAACTGACCGGACTTAATCAGAAAGTAGGTAATTATCCAGGTATTACTGTTGAAAAAAAAGAGGGTATCTGCAAATTACCTAGGGGAATAAAAGCACACATACTAGACTTACCGGGCACTTATAGTTTAAATACAACCTCTTTGGATGAGAGTGTTGCCGTGGAGTTGCTACTGAACAAAAACGACAAGAATCACCCAGATGTGGCTATTGTTGTTTCTGATGTAGAAAACTTGAAACGAAATCTTCTTTTATTCACACAGATAAAAGACCTTAAAATACCTGCCATTCTTGTTATTAATATGGCAGATCGTATGTCGCGCAAGGGTATAACGGTAGATATTCCACTTTTAGAGAAAAAGCTAAATACCAAGATTGCGTTGGTCAGTACCCGAAAAGGTGTTGGTATTGACAAACTTAAAGAGCTAATTTCCGATTATAAAAATCTATCTACAGTACAAAATGTAGATATTACGGTAATAGATCCCGGGTATTTTAAAAAATTAAAAGAAGCTTTTCCTAATGAAGACCTGTATAAGTTGTGGCTTGTTATTACGCAAGACGTCAATTTTATGCCCATTGAGAAAAAACTTTTTAAAGATGCATCGTCTTTTGCTACCAAATCTAAATCAGAATTAAAACGACTACAACAGAAAGAAACCATTCTTAGATACCAATTTATTAATGGTATCCTTAAAGGCACATACAAAGTAGATTTGGCCATTGCCAAAGGTTTTAGGGCTTCATTAGATAAGGTTCTTACACACAAGGTTTTTGGATATGTAATTTTCATGATTATTCTCCTTACCATATTTCAGGGAATTTATGAGTGGAGCGGATACCCCCAAGATTTAATAGAAACGTTTTTTGCTTCTGCAAGTTCATGGGTAAAGGATACACTTCCGCCAGGTGTGTTCACGGATTTAATTGCAGAAGGAATCTTAACAGGTATTGGCGGTATTGCCATGTTTATTCCGCAGATTGCTTTCTTGTTCTTGTTTATATCTCTTTTAGAGGAAACCGGCTATATGAGCCGTGTGGTCTTCTTAATGGACCGCCTAATGCGTCCTTTTGGTCTAAGCGGTAAAAGTGTTGTGCCCTTAATATCTGGAACAGCATGTGCCATACCTGCCGTAATGGCCACCCGAACCATTGAAAATTGGAAAGAAAGGTTAATAACCATTCTTGTTACACCTTTTACAACTTGTTCGGCACGGTTGCCTATTTACATTATTATTATAGCCCTTGTAATACCGGAAGGTAGTTTTCTTGGGCTGGGTTATAAAGCGCTTACCTTAATGTTGTTGTATTTACTTGGTTTTGGCGCCGCAATATTTTCAGCTTTGATACTGAACAAAATATTAAAAATTAAAGGCAGGTCTTTCTTTGTCGTCGAAATGCCAAATTACAAATTACCCTTACCTAAGAATGTTGCTTACACGGTATGGGAAAAGACCAAAAGTTTTGTTTTGGGAGCAGGAAAAATTATCTTGGCCATTTCCGTAGTACTATGGTTTTTGGGCTCCAATGGTTATGCAGACGATTTTAAGAATGCCGATGAAATTGTTGCTAACCGCGTTCAAAACGAGGGATTTTCAGACTTTAACCAAACCAGTATCGTAAGTGCATTAGGCGCTTATGAATTGGCTTTAAAAGATAGTATCAGCACCAATGCATACCGTATGGATGCCTCTGCCCTATCTGATTCTTTAGCACAAAAACAAACCTATCTTGAGCAAAAAGCCCTGCATCAAGAAATCTCCAGTTATAAGTTAGAAAATTCCTATATGGGCTACATGGGTAAGGCCATAGAGCCTATTGTACACCCATTGGGTTACGATTGGAAAATTGGTATTGCAGTTCTTACATCATTTGCGGCACGTGAGGTATTCGTGGGCACATTAGCCACAATATATAGCGTTGGTAACGATGAAGAGCAAACCATTCAAAATAGAATGGCCGCAGAAATAAACCCTAAGACAAAAAAGCCACTGTTTAATCTGGCATCTGGAGTCTCTCTTTTACTCTTTTATGCGTTTGCCATGCAATGTATGAGTACATTGGCAGTAGTAAAACGAGAAACAAATACTTGGAAATGGCCTGCCGCACAACTAGTTTTTATGAGCGCTTTTGCGTATATTGTTGCCTTGGTAGCATATCAAATACTAAAATAAAATGAGCATACTTCAACCCATATTGGTTTATATAGTTTTAGCAATCTCAGTTGGCTATTTAGTGAAGAAATTCTTTTTGCCAAAAACAAT includes:
- a CDS encoding type I phosphomannose isomerase catalytic subunit, whose amino-acid sequence is MDNDLQKYAQIPLKQISNRVWRTYSGGALIDKWKKDTPEVDNSFPEEWIMSTVTARGKNRPDDEGLTKVHTADGLVTLKSLIDTDKELFLGKKVADKFGSTGVLIKMLDSQERLTIQVHPDKTYAKDILNSSFGKTESWYVLNTREIDGEKSVVYMGFKKGVTRKEWEEHFTNQDIEGMLNSLHKIEVKPGDAFMIYGGVPHAIGSGCFLMEVQEPTDYTMRVEKITPAGLEISPELIHQGVGEKTMLDCFHYDDYTLKEAMDKWKIKPKTHDSSEGHTLNTIFNKTHTDCFGLSELYLDGEHTITSNGSFYVVVVYSGEGTMICNGEEYMYAQGDEIFISAAIENITFKSTVSSKLLLCYPPS
- the rseP gene encoding RIP metalloprotease RseP, with the translated sequence MSPFIIKTIQFLLSLSLLIVLHEMGHFIPAKLFKTRVEKFYLFFDVKFSLFKKKIGETVYGIGWLPLGGYVKISGMIDESMDTEAMSEEPKEWEFRSKPAWQRLIIMLGGVTVNFILALVIYIGMAYAYGDTFIPADGLKDGVYVTEKTIGDEIGIQTGDKILAVDGEKIKDFNTIFMDIINGNNITIDRNGETIEKEIPVDFINTLLDDKDRIRFLSFRFPFLIGEVSPESLNVDAGLESKDEIVEIAGTKVTYFDEVKPILEQHKGEKINLTVIRDNSVRKVIPVVINDSAQIGVRPVMPSMDEMEKRGLLSIQNEKYTFAESIPAGINKGVTTFTGYLKQLKKIFNPDTGAYKGVGGFAAIGGLFPEVWNWQVFWGTTAFLSIMLGVLNLLPIPALDGGHVMFLLYEMVSGRKPSDKFLEYAQVVGFFLLLALILFANGNDLYRYLMEK
- a CDS encoding SCO family protein, with the translated sequence MRSFFAKYKFFGLVLLGLSAVIMYLFYNALQPPEILTVYQPTMVNPELVDSTVQYKRKYHTIADFSLTNQNGETITQDNYANKIYIADFFFTTCPTICPIMTKNMVSIQERIKDFDDVMLLSHSVTPEIDSVAQLKKYAIEKGVDDSKWNLVTGDKKQIYELARKSYLAVKDDGDGGPFDMIHTENFILVDKKKRIRGFYDGTNEEEIEKLMGDLKILMTSNKE
- a CDS encoding FeoA family protein, encoding MGITVAQLKKGQKGIIKEFSDGSLPIKLLELGCLPGNEIELVQVAPFKDPIYINVNGSHIAIRRETAKLIELEIIEDTPVL
- the feoB gene encoding ferrous iron transport protein B, yielding MSKQINVALIGNPNTGKTSVFNQLTGLNQKVGNYPGITVEKKEGICKLPRGIKAHILDLPGTYSLNTTSLDESVAVELLLNKNDKNHPDVAIVVSDVENLKRNLLLFTQIKDLKIPAILVINMADRMSRKGITVDIPLLEKKLNTKIALVSTRKGVGIDKLKELISDYKNLSTVQNVDITVIDPGYFKKLKEAFPNEDLYKLWLVITQDVNFMPIEKKLFKDASSFATKSKSELKRLQQKETILRYQFINGILKGTYKVDLAIAKGFRASLDKVLTHKVFGYVIFMIILLTIFQGIYEWSGYPQDLIETFFASASSWVKDTLPPGVFTDLIAEGILTGIGGIAMFIPQIAFLFLFISLLEETGYMSRVVFLMDRLMRPFGLSGKSVVPLISGTACAIPAVMATRTIENWKERLITILVTPFTTCSARLPIYIIIIALVIPEGSFLGLGYKALTLMLLYLLGFGAAIFSALILNKILKIKGRSFFVVEMPNYKLPLPKNVAYTVWEKTKSFVLGAGKIILAISVVLWFLGSNGYADDFKNADEIVANRVQNEGFSDFNQTSIVSALGAYELALKDSISTNAYRMDASALSDSLAQKQTYLEQKALHQEISSYKLENSYMGYMGKAIEPIVHPLGYDWKIGIAVLTSFAAREVFVGTLATIYSVGNDEEQTIQNRMAAEINPKTKKPLFNLASGVSLLLFYAFAMQCMSTLAVVKRETNTWKWPAAQLVFMSAFAYIVALVAYQILK